One segment of Chroococcidiopsis sp. TS-821 DNA contains the following:
- a CDS encoding O-acetyl-ADP-ribose deacetylase — MNQQINVIIGDITQQNVDAIVNAANNSLLGGGGVDGAIHRAAGPELLKECRQLQGCATGEAKITKGYNLPAKWVIHTVGPVWRGGRQGEDELLARCYRNSLMLAVEYQIQTIAFPAISTGAYGFPVDRASRIAVSEIQQFLHKNYTLEQVILVCFSQDAGDRYLRALQQIAKT; from the coding sequence ATGAATCAGCAAATTAACGTCATCATCGGAGATATTACGCAACAAAATGTTGATGCAATCGTCAACGCTGCCAATAACTCGCTGTTAGGTGGTGGTGGCGTAGATGGGGCAATTCACCGTGCAGCAGGACCTGAATTACTTAAAGAATGTCGCCAACTTCAAGGTTGTGCAACAGGAGAAGCCAAAATTACCAAAGGCTACAATCTTCCAGCCAAATGGGTTATTCATACCGTAGGTCCAGTGTGGCGAGGCGGACGTCAAGGCGAAGATGAACTACTTGCGCGATGTTACCGCAATAGCTTGATGCTAGCTGTAGAATATCAAATTCAAACAATTGCATTTCCCGCCATTAGCACAGGAGCTTATGGATTTCCTGTAGATCGTGCTTCCCGAATTGCGGTAAGTGAAATTCAGCAATTTCTCCACAAGAATTATACTCTTGAACAAGTGATTTTAGTTTGCTTCAGTCAAGATGCAGGCGATCGCTACCTTCGTGCCCTCCAACAAATTGCTAAAACCTAG
- the speY gene encoding deoxyhypusine synthase — translation MAIPSKKITPVPIPSDIGVVELIDNYFTAYNSARLREICQLLSREILREGVTVGMSISGAMTPAGFGVSALAPLIRHGFIDWMISTGANLYHDLHYGLGMKLYSSSPFLDDVKLREQGTIRIYDIIFDYDVLLETDAFIRKILQAEPFQKRMGTAEFHNLLGKYVREIEKQVGVEHSCLLATAYECGVPIYTSSPGDSSIGMNVAALALSGSKMTIDPSIDVNETAAIAYCARESGIPDVEGKSAAVIIGGGSPKNFLLQTQPQLHEVLGLEERGHDYFIQVTDARPDTGGLSGATPSEAVSWGKVDPDELPSTLVCYTDSTIALPIITAYVMSQCQPRPLKRLYDRREEMYSKLQDDYQQAQLVSASRHD, via the coding sequence ATGGCAATACCTAGCAAAAAAATTACGCCAGTGCCGATACCATCAGATATTGGCGTCGTAGAATTAATTGATAACTACTTCACCGCGTACAACTCAGCACGACTGCGGGAAATTTGTCAATTACTTAGCCGCGAAATTTTACGCGAGGGTGTCACTGTAGGCATGAGTATATCAGGTGCGATGACTCCCGCCGGTTTTGGAGTTTCAGCACTTGCACCACTTATTCGTCACGGCTTTATTGATTGGATGATTAGTACAGGGGCTAATCTTTACCACGATCTGCATTATGGCTTAGGAATGAAGCTGTATAGCAGCAGTCCTTTTTTAGATGACGTTAAACTCCGCGAGCAAGGTACAATCCGCATATATGACATTATTTTTGATTATGATGTCCTGCTCGAAACCGACGCTTTCATCCGCAAAATTCTCCAAGCCGAACCGTTTCAAAAGCGTATGGGAACCGCCGAGTTCCACAACTTGCTAGGTAAATACGTCCGCGAAATCGAAAAACAAGTTGGCGTAGAGCATTCCTGTTTATTAGCAACAGCTTACGAATGTGGCGTTCCGATCTATACTTCTTCTCCTGGCGATAGTTCAATTGGGATGAACGTCGCAGCACTGGCTTTATCAGGGTCAAAAATGACGATCGACCCATCAATCGATGTCAATGAAACTGCGGCGATCGCCTACTGCGCGCGCGAATCTGGTATTCCTGATGTTGAAGGAAAAAGCGCAGCTGTGATTATCGGTGGTGGTAGCCCAAAAAACTTCTTGTTGCAAACGCAACCGCAACTTCATGAAGTCTTAGGTTTAGAAGAACGCGGACACGATTATTTTATTCAAGTTACTGATGCGCGCCCTGATACGGGTGGACTTTCCGGCGCAACTCCGAGTGAAGCCGTTAGCTGGGGTAAAGTTGACCCTGATGAGTTACCAAGTACGCTAGTTTGCTATACCGACAGCACGATCGCCTTACCCATCATCACCGCCTACGTAATGAGCCAATGTCAGCCGCGTCCGTTGAAGCGCTTGTACGATCGCCGCGAGGAAATGTACAGTAAACTCCAGGACGACTATCAGCAAGCACAATTAGTCAGTGCAAGTCGTCATGACTAG
- a CDS encoding fatty acid desaturase has protein sequence MTTLTTPRSIPTNEQTIRLKDILKTLPKECFQQNRRKAWLRLTTSVLLVGLGYAGIAIAPWFTLPLFWIFTGTALTGFFVIAHDCGHRSFAKRRWVNDLVGHILMLPLIYPFHSWRLLHNHHHLHTNKLDIDNAWQPFRPEVFASSDKFTQWGYRLVRGRCWWLGSIAHWAFLHFDLSQFSGKNCEKVKLSVLVVAIFAAIAFPVLIATTGIWGFVKFWLMPWLVYHFWMSTFTLVHHTVSDVPFHAASDWNAATAQLSGTIHCNYPRWIEFLCHDINVHVPHHISTAIPSYNLRLAYSSLKENWADYLHKESQFSWSLMQQITDECYLYEPENFYQSFQDYHGINR, from the coding sequence ATGACTACATTAACAACACCGCGTTCGATTCCAACCAATGAACAGACAATTCGCCTTAAAGATATTCTCAAGACTTTACCAAAAGAATGTTTTCAGCAGAACCGACGTAAGGCTTGGTTAAGACTAACAACAAGTGTTTTGTTAGTTGGTTTAGGTTACGCCGGTATCGCGATCGCACCTTGGTTTACACTACCTCTATTTTGGATTTTTACCGGTACAGCACTAACCGGTTTTTTTGTGATTGCGCATGACTGCGGACATCGCTCATTTGCAAAACGCCGTTGGGTAAACGATCTTGTTGGACATATCTTGATGTTGCCGTTGATTTACCCGTTTCATAGTTGGCGGTTACTGCACAATCACCACCACTTACATACAAATAAACTCGATATAGACAACGCTTGGCAACCGTTTCGTCCTGAAGTTTTTGCGAGTTCTGATAAATTTACCCAATGGGGTTATCGCTTAGTACGCGGTCGATGTTGGTGGTTAGGCTCGATCGCACACTGGGCATTTTTACACTTTGACCTGTCACAATTTTCGGGAAAAAACTGCGAGAAAGTCAAACTATCAGTACTGGTTGTCGCGATATTTGCGGCGATCGCGTTTCCAGTTTTAATCGCAACGACTGGAATCTGGGGCTTTGTGAAATTTTGGCTGATGCCGTGGCTAGTCTACCATTTCTGGATGAGTACGTTTACGCTGGTTCATCACACAGTGTCTGATGTTCCTTTCCATGCAGCAAGTGATTGGAATGCAGCTACAGCCCAATTATCCGGTACAATTCACTGCAACTATCCACGCTGGATTGAGTTTCTCTGCCACGATATTAATGTTCACGTTCCGCATCACATTTCTACTGCTATTCCTTCGTATAATTTGCGCTTAGCGTACAGCAGCTTAAAAGAAAATTGGGCAGATTATCTCCATAAAGAATCGCAATTTTCTTGGTCTTTAATGCAGCAGATTACTGATGAATGTTATCTATACGAACCAGAAAATTTCTATCAATCTTTTCAGGATTATCATGGCATCAATCGGTAA